One segment of Pseudodesulfovibrio sp. 5S69 DNA contains the following:
- a CDS encoding helix-turn-helix domain-containing protein, which yields MEDLKWLLMLLFSGIGNRFLGKRDKNSKKQSVVADSVQPPKKQESQTESQMISLRLIRAVELMNKSNNGYKFLTIPKVAELLSLPRVSQFENVLLGKEEASIDLLKSFSSFFGVNYDWLLEGKGEPFSNPLRRIHDPFDLMDWLQRNPYEYVFFVRSKSSFGEYGIVIKLNEYRYITVDSWWALGARSGEGSYQVYSLYQLIGELKLSGARCCSFDFEEELFWDLLNGKHYPKTYLSPMKHNSFWWDDFTDISGYYPCASGYLEAYGENFVRGQRMVRYFIKEKGYKEYSVHNLAWGKTAA from the coding sequence ATGGAAGATCTGAAGTGGCTGCTTATGTTGCTTTTTTCGGGGATAGGGAATCGGTTTCTTGGAAAGCGGGATAAAAATTCAAAAAAACAATCTGTTGTGGCTGATAGCGTCCAGCCCCCAAAGAAACAGGAGTCTCAGACTGAGAGTCAGATGATTTCACTCAGGCTGATAAGGGCTGTGGAGTTGATGAACAAAAGTAATAATGGCTATAAGTTCCTCACCATCCCCAAAGTGGCCGAGCTGTTGTCCTTGCCTCGAGTGAGCCAATTCGAAAATGTCCTGCTGGGCAAAGAAGAGGCATCAATCGATTTGCTGAAAAGTTTTTCAAGCTTTTTTGGTGTCAATTACGACTGGCTCCTTGAGGGAAAAGGAGAGCCCTTTAGTAATCCTTTGAGGAGAATTCATGATCCATTTGATTTGATGGATTGGTTGCAAAGGAATCCCTATGAGTATGTGTTTTTTGTTCGATCGAAGTCCTCATTTGGTGAATACGGCATCGTGATAAAATTGAATGAATATAGGTACATTACTGTCGACAGCTGGTGGGCTCTTGGAGCACGATCTGGAGAAGGGAGCTATCAGGTCTACAGCCTTTACCAGTTAATTGGTGAGTTGAAATTGAGCGGTGCTCGCTGTTGTTCCTTTGATTTTGAGGAGGAGTTGTTTTGGGATTTGTTGAATGGGAAACATTATCCTAAGACTTATCTCTCTCCAATGAAACATAATAGCTTTTGGTGGGATGATTTTACAGATATTTCTGGATATTATCCGTGTGCCTCTGGGTATTTAGAAGCATACGGTGAAAATTTTGTTCGTGGCCAAAGAATGGTCCGCTATTTTATTAAGGAAAAAGGGTACAAAGAGTACAGTGTGCATAACTTGGCGTGGGGGAAAACTGCTGCCTAA
- a CDS encoding ParA family protein, with protein sequence MKAKVCAFANQKGGVGKTTTVNNLGVAIAKAGYKVLCVDLDAQANLTDGLGVDPYGVGQSVFDLLKGQPVERMILDVGDVHLLPASQLLATADLEFSGRIAREQLLRKGLRSVLSSYDYIMLDCPPNLGLLTVNAFVAATHVYFVSEAEYYALSGLGLIWTTFEACKELNATVELAGVIVTQYDKRKVLHRDVVRSIGEQGQFVNKVFETKIRCNVDLASAPSHGMSIFEYDPKANGALDYAQLAREFLR encoded by the coding sequence GTGAAAGCGAAAGTTTGTGCCTTTGCGAATCAAAAGGGGGGCGTTGGAAAGACAACCACCGTGAACAACCTTGGTGTTGCCATTGCCAAGGCTGGCTACAAGGTCCTGTGTGTCGATCTCGATGCGCAGGCGAACCTCACGGATGGCCTTGGTGTGGATCCCTATGGTGTCGGGCAGAGTGTGTTTGATTTGCTCAAAGGGCAACCTGTTGAGCGAATGATCCTTGATGTTGGCGATGTTCATCTGCTTCCGGCGTCACAGCTTTTGGCCACCGCAGATCTCGAATTCTCAGGTCGAATCGCTAGAGAGCAGCTTTTGCGGAAGGGGCTTAGGTCTGTTTTGAGTTCCTATGATTATATCATGCTGGATTGTCCACCAAATCTTGGACTTCTGACGGTAAATGCGTTTGTCGCAGCTACGCATGTCTACTTCGTGTCTGAGGCGGAATACTATGCATTAAGTGGATTGGGGTTGATTTGGACAACCTTTGAAGCATGCAAAGAGCTTAACGCCACAGTCGAATTGGCTGGCGTGATCGTCACGCAATACGACAAGCGAAAAGTGCTTCATCGAGACGTTGTCCGATCCATCGGAGAGCAAGGACAATTTGTAAATAAGGTTTTCGAGACTAAGATTCGTTGCAACGTTGATTTGGCCAGTGCTCCAAGTCATGGCATGTCGATTTTTGAATATGATCCAAAAGCTAATGGTGCACTTGATTATGCTCAGTTAGCGCGCGAGTTTTTGCGGTAA